One genomic window of Thalassolituus hydrocarboniclasticus includes the following:
- the pdxJ gene encoding pyridoxine 5'-phosphate synthase — protein sequence MKNAQRVLLGVNIDHVATLRQARGTIYPDPVQAAFLAEEAGADGITIHPREDRRHIQTRDVYVLAETLSTRMNLEMAVTDAMLELAEEVCPPCTCLVPEKREELTTEGGLDVIGQEAHIRAAVERLQAINSEVSLFIDPDFAQIDATLRVGAPVIELHTGRYADAKTEAEQQLELKRIQEAAAYAHERGLIVNAGHGLHYHNVEAIAAIPCMNELNIGHAIVARALFVGLKEAVREMRDLLAAATQRG from the coding sequence GTGAAAAATGCTCAACGCGTCCTGCTGGGCGTGAATATCGACCACGTTGCCACCCTGCGTCAGGCGCGCGGCACCATTTATCCTGACCCGGTACAGGCGGCGTTTCTGGCCGAGGAGGCCGGTGCAGACGGCATTACCATTCACCCGCGGGAAGACCGTCGTCATATTCAGACCCGTGATGTGTATGTGCTGGCCGAAACCCTCTCCACCCGTATGAATCTGGAAATGGCGGTTACCGATGCCATGCTGGAACTGGCTGAGGAAGTTTGCCCGCCCTGTACCTGTCTGGTGCCGGAAAAGCGTGAAGAGCTGACCACCGAAGGCGGTCTGGATGTGATCGGTCAGGAAGCCCATATCCGTGCGGCGGTTGAGCGTTTGCAGGCGATTAACAGTGAAGTATCGCTGTTTATCGATCCGGATTTTGCCCAGATCGATGCCACGCTGCGTGTTGGCGCACCGGTGATTGAACTGCATACCGGCCGTTACGCCGATGCCAAAACCGAAGCTGAGCAACAGCTTGAGCTGAAGCGTATTCAGGAAGCGGCCGCCTATGCCCATGAGCGTGGCCTGATTGTGAATGCCGGCCACGGCCTGCATTACCACAATGTGGAAGCCATCGCCGCGATTCCCTGCATGAACGAGCTGAACATCGGTCATGCCATTGTTGCCCGCGCATTATTTGTCGGTCTGAAAGAAGCGGTACGCGAAATGCGTGATCTGCTGGCTGCGGCCACGCAGCGTGGCTGA
- the acpS gene encoding holo-ACP synthase, producing MAQADELKQVPGVIAIGTDLLDSSRIGQALERHGERFVQRILTPAEQTLYRSRANPLNFLAKQYAAKEALAKALGTGIAKGVGFQQLEILRDELGAPQVLLHAAAAERLQFLGGQRALVSLSDEGDWIQAFALLS from the coding sequence GTGGCGCAGGCTGATGAACTGAAACAGGTGCCGGGCGTGATTGCCATCGGCACCGACCTGCTCGACAGCAGCCGTATCGGGCAGGCGCTTGAGCGCCATGGCGAGCGTTTTGTGCAGCGTATTCTGACCCCGGCCGAGCAGACGTTATATCGTTCGCGCGCCAATCCCCTTAACTTTCTGGCCAAACAATATGCCGCCAAAGAAGCGCTGGCCAAAGCGCTGGGCACCGGCATTGCCAAAGGGGTGGGGTTTCAGCAGCTGGAAATACTGCGTGATGAACTGGGGGCGCCGCAGGTATTGCTGCATGCGGCTGCCGCAGAACGTTTGCAGTTTCTGGGCGGGCAACGTGCGCTGGTCAGCCTGTCCGATGAAGGCGACTGGATTCAGGCCTTTGCACTGCTGAGTTAA
- a CDS encoding response regulator, with product MKNWTIQSRILFLALLPGIIVSVVLGIFFMTERARDLNDLLDQRALAMAKQLAPTCEYGVMTGNVGILQNIANNMLEEKDVRSVSIYNQDVEILAHAGPKMLTERIGSAELQDNQLQLLRTEGSVRVRAPIFAQNLVIPDQLSDQFYAEESRQIKLLGWAELELSSSNTQLLRYQHIASSLSVILLALLTCTFVAIRFSRQVSEPMGRIVKAIGELEDGKLESRIHINSGGEFQQLASGINAMASALQRVNTEHQQNLEQATQDLQETLDEMEIRNRELTIGRKEALEASRMKSEFLANVSHEIRTPLNGIIGFSDLLVRTHVDERQADYLDTIRKSSADLLNIINDILDLSKIDAGKLIIEHTAFNLRDVLEDVMTVLAPAAFQKELELSHLIYSDVPLLIESDPLRLKQILTNLINNAIKFTERGSVSVRVSLISQSDKRASIKFEIQDSGIGMTEEQINKIFNAFTQADASTARQFGGTGLGLIISRALVEAMHGEIRVNSHEGRGSTFSFHIQVSTPDVAANNLPLLSGQRVALLEPSLLNRMNTGALLNQWQIEHHDCENRQQLLEALNSNEHELQALIVAVSRQHINDPQQRLFMQQLTHYGLPLIALIDSVSHEHLEQLKQQGASSSLSQPFLHKRLHQALCRALGNDGAEFSDTLPGNHNQNIVHEPPSVLAVDDNSANLKLVVTLLQELGIRVIAASSGRDAIDIVQQQTVDMVFMDIQMPGMNGLEATEQIRMLPGKGALPVIALTAHAMADEKEALIKAGMNDYQTKPISQEQLAACVERWTGYRSLSPAAAAEASPPSKSQCEWIFDAATALRHANHKVDLAQDMFRMLLDSLQQDMQHIVDAWEEEDMDNLLERVHRVHGATRYCGVPCLRSTLETFETALKANRQPELPALMRQLVEDVANLQQWAQSNDWKTTLAEASAVRSEQFTSA from the coding sequence ATGAAAAACTGGACCATCCAGAGCCGTATTCTGTTTCTCGCCTTGCTGCCGGGCATTATTGTTTCCGTCGTATTGGGCATTTTCTTTATGACAGAGCGTGCACGCGACCTCAATGACCTGCTCGATCAGCGTGCACTGGCGATGGCCAAGCAGCTGGCCCCGACCTGTGAATACGGTGTCATGACCGGCAATGTCGGCATTCTGCAGAACATCGCCAACAACATGCTGGAAGAAAAAGACGTCCGCTCGGTGAGTATCTATAACCAGGATGTGGAAATTCTGGCTCATGCCGGACCGAAAATGCTGACCGAACGTATCGGCTCAGCCGAGCTGCAGGATAACCAGCTGCAGTTGCTGCGTACCGAAGGCTCGGTTCGGGTACGGGCGCCGATATTTGCCCAGAATCTGGTGATTCCTGACCAGCTGTCCGATCAGTTCTATGCCGAAGAAAGCCGCCAGATCAAACTGCTGGGCTGGGCCGAACTGGAACTGTCGAGCAGCAACACCCAGCTGCTTCGTTACCAGCATATTGCCTCGTCGCTCAGCGTTATTTTACTGGCGCTGCTGACCTGTACCTTTGTCGCTATCCGCTTCAGTCGTCAGGTTTCTGAGCCTATGGGGCGCATCGTCAAAGCCATTGGTGAGCTGGAAGACGGCAAACTGGAAAGCCGTATTCATATCAACAGCGGCGGCGAATTCCAGCAGCTGGCTTCCGGTATCAATGCCATGGCCAGTGCACTGCAGCGCGTGAATACCGAACATCAGCAAAACCTGGAACAGGCGACACAGGATCTGCAGGAAACGCTGGATGAAATGGAAATCCGCAACCGCGAACTGACCATCGGCCGTAAAGAAGCCCTCGAGGCCAGCCGCATGAAGTCCGAGTTCCTGGCCAACGTCAGCCATGAAATCCGTACGCCACTGAACGGCATTATCGGTTTCAGTGACCTGCTGGTACGCACTCATGTAGATGAGCGTCAGGCTGACTATCTGGATACCATCCGCAAATCCTCCGCCGATCTGCTGAACATCATTAACGATATCCTCGATCTGTCGAAAATCGATGCCGGCAAACTCATTATCGAACACACCGCATTCAATCTGCGTGATGTACTGGAAGATGTGATGACGGTACTGGCTCCGGCCGCCTTTCAGAAAGAACTGGAACTCAGCCACCTGATTTACTCAGACGTACCGCTGCTGATCGAAAGCGATCCCTTACGCCTGAAACAAATCCTGACCAACCTGATCAATAACGCCATTAAATTTACCGAGCGCGGCAGTGTCAGCGTGCGCGTATCGCTGATCAGCCAAAGCGATAAACGCGCCAGCATCAAGTTTGAAATTCAGGATTCCGGTATCGGCATGACTGAAGAGCAGATTAATAAGATCTTTAATGCTTTCACCCAGGCCGATGCCAGTACCGCACGCCAGTTTGGCGGTACCGGCCTCGGGCTGATTATTTCCCGCGCTCTGGTCGAAGCCATGCATGGTGAGATCCGGGTTAACAGCCACGAAGGCCGCGGCTCAACCTTCAGTTTTCATATTCAGGTAAGCACCCCCGACGTTGCCGCAAACAATCTGCCATTACTCAGCGGCCAGCGCGTTGCCTTGCTGGAGCCCTCACTGCTCAACCGGATGAATACCGGCGCCCTGCTGAATCAGTGGCAGATTGAACACCATGACTGCGAAAACCGTCAGCAATTACTGGAAGCGCTGAACAGCAATGAGCATGAACTGCAGGCACTGATCGTCGCCGTCAGCCGTCAGCACATCAACGACCCGCAGCAACGCCTGTTTATGCAGCAATTGACCCATTATGGCTTACCGCTGATTGCCCTGATCGACAGCGTCAGCCACGAGCATCTGGAGCAACTGAAGCAACAGGGCGCCAGCAGCAGTCTCAGTCAGCCTTTCCTGCACAAGCGTCTGCATCAGGCTCTGTGCCGGGCACTCGGGAATGACGGCGCCGAGTTCAGTGACACCCTGCCCGGCAATCACAACCAGAATATTGTCCATGAACCACCCAGCGTACTGGCTGTGGACGACAACAGCGCCAATCTGAAACTGGTGGTCACACTGCTGCAGGAGCTGGGCATCCGTGTTATTGCCGCCAGCAGCGGCCGTGATGCCATCGATATTGTGCAGCAGCAGACCGTCGATATGGTGTTTATGGATATTCAGATGCCGGGCATGAATGGTCTGGAAGCCACCGAACAGATCCGCATGCTGCCGGGCAAAGGTGCCCTGCCGGTTATCGCTCTGACCGCACACGCCATGGCCGATGAGAAAGAAGCCCTGATCAAAGCCGGCATGAATGATTATCAGACCAAACCCATCAGCCAGGAGCAGCTGGCCGCCTGCGTTGAGCGCTGGACCGGTTACCGCTCACTCAGCCCGGCTGCCGCGGCTGAGGCCTCGCCGCCATCGAAGAGCCAGTGCGAATGGATATTTGATGCCGCAACCGCCTTACGCCACGCCAACCACAAGGTCGATCTGGCGCAGGACATGTTCCGCATGCTGCTGGATTCACTGCAACAGGATATGCAGCATATTGTCGATGCCTGGGAAGAAGAAGATATGGATAATCTGCTGGAGCGTGTACACCGGGTTCACGGCGCGACCCGCTACTGCGGTGTTCCCTGCCTGCGCAGCACGCTGGAAACCTTTGAAACGGCCTTAAAAGCCAACCGTCAGCCCGAACTGCCGGCACTGATGCGGCAACTGGTGGAAGATGTCGCCAATCTGCAGCAGTGGGCACAAAGTAACGACTGGAAAACCACGCTGGCGGAGGCCTCTGCTGTACGCAGCGAACAGTTCACCAGCGCCTGA
- the cysM gene encoding cysteine synthase CysM, whose amino-acid sequence MQYPTIADCVGNTPLVRLQRLLPADSSNTILLKLEGNNPAGSVKDRPALSMIERAEQRGDIQPGDTLIEATSGNTGIALAMAAAIKGYRMILIMPDSATMERRWAMEAYGAELILVDSGMEGARDLALAMEARGEGKVLNQFGNGDNPEAHYHSTGPEIWAQTAGRITHFVSSMGTTGTIMGTSRYLKEQNPAVQIVGLQPEDGSAIPGIRRWPQEYLPTIFDARQVDLVMDISQQEAEHCMRELARREGIFCGVSSGGAVAGALRLAQTLENATIVAIICDRGDRYLSSGVFAPEE is encoded by the coding sequence ATTCAGTACCCGACCATCGCCGACTGCGTGGGCAATACTCCGCTGGTGCGCCTGCAGCGTTTATTACCGGCAGACAGCAGCAATACCATTCTGCTCAAGCTGGAAGGTAATAACCCGGCCGGCTCGGTGAAAGATCGTCCGGCGCTATCCATGATCGAACGCGCCGAACAGCGTGGTGATATTCAGCCCGGCGACACCTTAATTGAGGCCACCAGTGGCAATACCGGTATCGCGCTGGCGATGGCGGCTGCCATTAAGGGCTACCGCATGATTCTGATTATGCCTGACAGTGCCACCATGGAGCGGCGCTGGGCGATGGAAGCCTATGGCGCAGAACTGATTCTGGTCGACAGTGGTATGGAAGGCGCCCGCGATCTGGCACTGGCGATGGAAGCGCGTGGCGAAGGCAAAGTACTTAACCAGTTTGGTAATGGCGATAACCCCGAGGCGCATTATCACAGCACCGGGCCGGAAATCTGGGCACAGACCGCTGGGCGCATCACCCACTTTGTCAGCTCAATGGGTACCACGGGAACCATTATGGGAACCTCACGTTACCTGAAGGAACAGAACCCGGCAGTGCAGATTGTGGGTCTGCAACCGGAAGACGGTTCGGCTATTCCCGGCATCCGTCGCTGGCCGCAGGAATATCTGCCGACCATCTTTGATGCCCGTCAGGTGGATCTGGTGATGGACATCAGTCAGCAGGAAGCCGAGCACTGTATGCGCGAACTGGCGCGGCGTGAAGGAATCTTCTGCGGCGTCTCTTCCGGTGGTGCGGTGGCCGGTGCCCTGCGCCTGGCGCAAACGCTGGAAAATGCCACTATTGTTGCCATCATCTGCGACCGTGGTGATCGTTACCTCTCGTCCGGTGTCTTTGCTCCTGAAGAGTGA
- the rlmD gene encoding 23S rRNA (uracil(1939)-C(5))-methyltransferase RlmD translates to MKPADKQRRLTLSVDNLTSEGEGVARLGRDVYFVPGALPGEEAEVVLDGRRRKVWQTRLLNLIKTSPERVTPDCPHYQRCGGCDLQHLAYDAQVAFKQERVARELSRQGVEVPEWSAPIVAEPWHYRRKARLGVRYSKDSRENFVGFREASSAHISNVDRCLVLPEHPALDWAAWREQINCLDARAVITQIEAIAADNALALVLRILKPLSPGDEKKLCSFAAGLNMDGLLPLQLWLKSERDAPAQLLWPEQAEPLHHQVDDLALRLELSDFVQVNGAVNRAMVQQALDWLQPGADEVIWDLFAGHGNFSMPLAKRSQQVLAVEVEQSMVDSLAAQASNLALPLQAIQADLSGAGGLADLPEPQAVLLDPPRAGAAGVMNELIARRVPRILYVSCDAATLARDLNVLAAAGYQVRQAGIMDMFPQTHHVETMVLLERKAKRHG, encoded by the coding sequence GTGAAACCAGCAGATAAACAACGGCGCCTGACGCTGTCGGTGGATAACCTGACCTCGGAAGGGGAAGGGGTGGCGCGGCTGGGTCGCGATGTCTATTTTGTTCCCGGTGCTTTGCCCGGCGAAGAAGCCGAAGTGGTGCTCGATGGCCGCCGCCGCAAGGTGTGGCAGACCCGTTTGCTGAATCTGATTAAAACCTCCCCTGAACGCGTAACCCCCGACTGTCCGCATTACCAGCGCTGTGGCGGCTGTGATCTGCAGCATCTGGCCTATGACGCTCAGGTGGCGTTTAAGCAGGAGCGCGTGGCGCGTGAGCTGAGCCGTCAGGGCGTTGAGGTGCCAGAGTGGTCGGCGCCGATTGTGGCTGAACCCTGGCATTACCGCCGCAAAGCGCGCCTCGGTGTGCGTTACAGCAAAGACAGCCGTGAGAATTTTGTTGGCTTCCGCGAAGCCTCGTCTGCGCATATCAGCAATGTTGACCGTTGTCTGGTGTTGCCCGAACACCCGGCCCTCGACTGGGCAGCCTGGCGTGAACAGATTAACTGCCTTGATGCGCGCGCAGTCATTACCCAGATTGAAGCCATTGCTGCTGATAATGCGCTGGCACTGGTATTGCGCATTCTGAAGCCTTTATCGCCGGGCGATGAGAAAAAACTGTGCAGCTTTGCCGCAGGGCTCAATATGGATGGCCTGCTGCCGTTACAGCTGTGGCTGAAAAGCGAACGCGATGCGCCGGCGCAGCTGCTGTGGCCAGAACAGGCTGAGCCTTTGCATCATCAGGTTGATGATCTGGCACTGCGGCTGGAACTCAGCGACTTTGTGCAGGTCAATGGCGCGGTCAATCGTGCCATGGTGCAGCAGGCGCTGGACTGGCTGCAGCCCGGTGCCGATGAAGTTATCTGGGATCTGTTTGCCGGTCATGGCAACTTCAGTATGCCGCTGGCGAAACGCTCGCAGCAGGTACTGGCGGTGGAGGTAGAGCAAAGTATGGTAGACAGTCTGGCCGCACAGGCGTCCAATCTGGCCTTACCTTTGCAGGCGATTCAGGCCGATTTAAGCGGCGCCGGTGGTCTGGCGGATTTGCCTGAGCCGCAGGCGGTGCTGCTGGATCCGCCCCGCGCCGGAGCGGCCGGAGTGATGAACGAACTTATTGCACGCCGGGTGCCGCGCATTCTCTATGTGTCCTGCGATGCGGCAACTCTGGCACGGGATCTGAATGTGCTGGCGGCGGCTGGTTATCAGGTCCGGCAGGCGGGGATTATGGATATGTTCCCGCAGACTCACCATGTAGAAACCATGGTATTACTGGAAAGAAAGGCTAAGCGTCATGGTTAA
- the relA gene encoding GTP diphosphokinase translates to MVKVRDDHPLLHDGSLDVSRWLDSIQQAYDVKDPETLGRALTLAKQLSDEAIANRTYWSIDSVQMGIEMAQILLDLRLDTESLVAAILYRAVREGRLALQRVERDFGAEVAKLIEGVLRMAAISAIQNSRDEVVLGQRQAQVENLRKMLVAMIDDVRVALIKLAERTSAIRAVKDGPEDKRRKVAEEVFNIYAPLAHRLGIGHLKWELEDLAFRYMQPEAYKKIAGLLDEKRLARQDYIETVVQRLRDDLLGAGIKCDVYGRAKHIYSIWRKMSRKNLDFSQIYDIRAVRILVPELKDCYAALGIVHTLWRHIPNEFDDYIANPKENGYRSLHTAVIGPEGKVLEVQIRTHNMHEDAELGVCAHWLYKGTDLNAKDQGYEQKIAWLRQVLEWHEELDDLPELVGELRADINPDRIYVFTPEGHVVDLPPRATPVDFAYRVHTEVGNKCRGAKVNGRIVPLTYLLKNGEQVEILTNANAHPSRDWLYPESGYIHTTRARAKVAHWFKLQARDQNIDEGRQLVLRELDRLDLVNEPLTDVAKDMNMKTVDDMFAAVGAGDLRVGQIVHNVLKKADTGNSQQELPLARKPEHSERHAKADDIYIDGVGNLLTQLAQCCQPVPGDDIRGYITVGRGVTVHRSDCDNLLHLEAMEPQRLLQVSWGNKPNSTYPVDMLIQAYDRTGLLRDVSSVLANERINVLSVNTQSNQGENTANMQLTVEVESLERFARLMSKIAQLPNVISARRVRGGHGS, encoded by the coding sequence ATGGTTAAGGTCAGAGATGATCATCCGTTGTTACATGATGGATCGCTCGATGTTTCACGTTGGCTGGACAGCATCCAGCAGGCGTACGATGTAAAAGACCCGGAAACGCTCGGGCGCGCGCTGACACTGGCAAAACAGCTGTCAGACGAAGCCATTGCCAACCGCACCTACTGGTCAATCGACAGTGTGCAGATGGGTATTGAAATGGCGCAGATTCTGCTGGATCTGCGTCTCGATACCGAGTCGCTGGTGGCTGCCATTCTCTACCGTGCGGTGCGTGAAGGGCGTCTGGCGTTGCAGCGTGTGGAACGCGATTTTGGCGCCGAAGTCGCCAAGCTGATTGAAGGCGTGCTGCGCATGGCGGCGATCAGCGCAATCCAGAATTCGCGCGACGAAGTGGTGCTGGGCCAGCGTCAGGCACAGGTTGAAAACCTGCGCAAAATGCTGGTGGCAATGATCGATGATGTACGTGTCGCGCTGATCAAGCTGGCCGAGCGGACCTCGGCTATCCGGGCGGTGAAAGATGGCCCGGAAGACAAGCGCCGCAAGGTCGCCGAAGAAGTCTTCAATATCTATGCGCCGCTGGCCCATCGTCTGGGTATTGGTCACCTGAAGTGGGAGCTTGAGGACCTGGCGTTCCGCTATATGCAGCCGGAGGCTTATAAAAAGATTGCCGGCCTGCTGGATGAAAAACGTCTTGCCCGTCAGGACTATATCGAGACCGTGGTACAGCGCCTGCGTGATGACCTGCTCGGTGCCGGCATCAAATGCGATGTTTACGGCCGCGCCAAGCATATCTACAGCATCTGGCGGAAGATGAGCCGCAAGAACCTCGACTTCTCGCAGATTTACGATATCCGCGCGGTGCGTATTCTGGTGCCGGAACTGAAAGACTGTTACGCCGCACTGGGCATAGTGCACACCCTCTGGCGCCATATCCCGAACGAATTCGACGACTATATCGCCAACCCGAAAGAGAACGGTTACCGCTCGCTGCATACCGCTGTGATCGGCCCGGAAGGCAAGGTGCTGGAAGTACAGATCCGTACTCACAATATGCACGAAGATGCGGAGCTTGGGGTTTGTGCGCACTGGCTGTACAAAGGCACCGACCTCAACGCCAAAGATCAGGGCTACGAGCAGAAAATTGCCTGGCTGCGTCAGGTGCTGGAATGGCACGAAGAACTGGACGATCTGCCGGAGCTGGTGGGCGAACTGCGCGCCGACATCAACCCCGACCGCATTTATGTGTTCACTCCCGAAGGTCATGTGGTGGATTTACCGCCGCGCGCCACGCCGGTGGATTTTGCCTATCGCGTGCATACCGAAGTCGGTAATAAATGCCGTGGTGCCAAGGTCAATGGCCGTATTGTGCCGCTGACCTATCTGCTGAAAAACGGCGAGCAGGTCGAAATTCTGACCAACGCTAATGCGCATCCGAGCCGCGACTGGTTGTATCCGGAATCCGGTTATATTCATACCACCCGCGCGCGCGCCAAAGTGGCGCACTGGTTCAAGCTGCAGGCGCGCGATCAGAATATCGATGAAGGCCGCCAGCTGGTCTTGCGTGAGCTGGATCGTCTGGATCTGGTGAACGAACCACTGACCGATGTCGCCAAAGACATGAATATGAAGACGGTGGACGATATGTTCGCCGCCGTCGGTGCCGGAGATCTGCGCGTTGGCCAGATCGTGCATAACGTGCTGAAAAAAGCCGATACCGGCAACAGCCAGCAGGAATTGCCGCTGGCGCGTAAGCCGGAGCACAGTGAGCGTCATGCCAAGGCCGACGATATTTATATCGACGGTGTCGGCAATCTGCTGACACAGCTGGCGCAGTGCTGTCAGCCGGTGCCGGGTGACGACATCCGTGGCTATATCACCGTCGGGCGTGGTGTGACCGTACACCGCAGTGACTGCGATAACCTGCTGCATCTTGAAGCGATGGAGCCGCAGCGTCTGTTGCAGGTCAGTTGGGGGAATAAGCCGAACAGCACCTATCCGGTGGATATGCTGATTCAGGCTTATGACCGCACCGGTTTGCTGCGCGATGTCAGTTCGGTACTGGCCAATGAACGCATCAATGTACTGTCGGTGAATACCCAGTCCAATCAGGGTGAAAACACCGCCAATATGCAGCTGACTGTCGAAGTAGAGAGTCTTGAGCGCTTTGCCCGGCTGATGAGCAAAATTGCACAACTGCCAAATGTGATTTCTGCCCGCCGGGTACGTGGAGGCCATGGCTCATGA
- the mazG gene encoding nucleoside triphosphate pyrophosphohydrolase — translation MSYGLDDLLYLMRRLRDPQTGCPWDLKQDFATILPHTLEEAYEVADAIERQDWPHLEEELGDLLFQVIFYGQMGDERQLFNLNSIIHRLVEKLIRRHPHVFPQGTLHSERDPSVSPQEAEINANWDLIKQQEKALKPAAQNMPSGLLADVPATLPALNRAVKLQKKASKVGFDWPDVQGVLDKIREELAEVEAEIAAADPERLEHEVGDLLFAVSNLARHLKVDAEVALRGTNARFCSRFAQVEAQVERLGGWDNASAAEMEAAWQAAKQQEKH, via the coding sequence ATGAGTTATGGCCTTGATGATCTGCTGTACCTGATGCGCCGTCTGCGTGATCCGCAGACCGGCTGCCCCTGGGATCTGAAGCAGGATTTTGCCACCATTCTGCCGCACACCCTGGAAGAAGCTTATGAGGTGGCTGATGCGATTGAGCGTCAGGACTGGCCGCATCTGGAAGAAGAGCTGGGCGACCTGCTGTTTCAGGTGATTTTTTACGGTCAGATGGGCGATGAACGGCAGCTGTTTAACCTTAACTCGATTATTCACCGCCTGGTGGAAAAGCTGATCCGCCGTCATCCGCACGTGTTTCCGCAGGGCACACTGCACAGCGAGCGGGACCCTTCGGTCAGCCCGCAAGAGGCAGAGATCAACGCCAACTGGGATCTGATCAAACAGCAGGAAAAAGCACTCAAACCCGCAGCGCAGAATATGCCTTCCGGTTTACTGGCCGATGTCCCGGCCACGCTGCCGGCCCTTAACCGGGCGGTCAAATTACAGAAAAAAGCCTCAAAAGTGGGCTTTGACTGGCCGGATGTGCAGGGCGTGCTGGATAAAATCCGTGAAGAGCTGGCCGAGGTCGAAGCCGAAATCGCTGCAGCCGACCCAGAGCGGCTGGAGCACGAAGTGGGCGATCTGTTATTTGCCGTCAGTAATCTGGCCCGGCATTTAAAGGTGGATGCGGAAGTCGCGCTGCGTGGCACCAATGCCCGTTTCTGTTCGCGCTTCGCTCAGGTCGAAGCGCAGGTTGAACGCCTGGGCGGCTGGGACAACGCCAGCGCCGCCGAAATGGAAGCCGCCTGGCAGGCTGCCAAGCAGCAGGAAAAACACTGA
- a CDS encoding type 1 pili tip component has translation MKASELLRHWEKEFGEPLTAARYELPLNVKDAARLEALAEMFPGSTKERILRDLVSAALSDLTSGFPYIAGDKVVAQDEEGYPVFEDVGPTPQFLQLTRKHLNSLQKGKH, from the coding sequence ATGAAAGCCTCTGAATTATTACGCCACTGGGAAAAAGAATTCGGTGAACCGCTGACCGCCGCCCGCTATGAATTGCCATTAAATGTAAAAGACGCAGCCCGGCTTGAAGCGCTTGCAGAAATGTTTCCCGGCAGCACAAAAGAACGCATTCTGCGCGATCTGGTCAGCGCAGCATTATCGGATCTGACCAGTGGTTTTCCTTATATTGCCGGGGATAAAGTCGTTGCTCAGGATGAAGAAGGTTATCCGGTATTTGAAGATGTCGGGCCGACACCGCAATTCCTGCAGCTGACCCGCAAGCATCTGAACAGCCTGCAAAAAGGCAAACACTGA